In Planctomycetota bacterium, one genomic interval encodes:
- a CDS encoding BatA domain-containing protein, whose translation MTFSDPRILVGLVALGIPLAIHLLGRRQARRVILPTARFAEGAHQARRGLLWLKRAGLLALRLAAVALLVVALAGPRIGGARSPGEAGAWAVCLDTSPSMATLEKGVSRYTAAREAALGLLGRLGGDEQVLLVRCGEKALRGTPERLRAALAEDAPSAWSDEAMGSLISRAVADLPQGKARLVVLTDATPWALRDLGAGEFRDAPADVLLVPVGSDAANARLGLPRIAVVETPEGLRLSLEVDVALAESARGATVRLALDGGTETFSAQAAAGHGRVRFLVPVSGPGPWQGRVWLDGTDALAMDNERFFTAVAPVASRVLVVNGAEGAEKVPAAVHIAAAFAGQDPLVPKEARKVDAGRVEAKDLAASDVVFWVGVCGPSASGWLREYVEKGGSLVWIPAGAKAPGAELAGLAGAEIGDAEAAGDGVTLDPGGYASDLLGAFEGGTAADIAKPVFRSRLVLAAREGIPAVRFADGRPAIVSRVLGRGRVVAFGVGPGEEWGDLGARPEFVVLMHSLVEALAPSGSPRQANRVMGRSVGGPGAPGSRPGNFSASPSPGGGWKGPFSVNVAAEETADLGPDADRLASAFSAEGARVCDASQVFISDGFASGSASDAAAWFILPLAVVVLVETLVVSGGPIRSQGR comes from the coding sequence ATGACCTTTTCCGATCCGAGGATTCTGGTGGGGCTCGTGGCGCTGGGGATTCCTCTGGCGATCCATTTGCTGGGCCGCCGGCAGGCGCGGCGAGTGATCCTGCCGACGGCGCGCTTTGCTGAGGGCGCCCATCAGGCGCGTCGCGGCCTCCTGTGGTTGAAGCGCGCCGGGTTGCTGGCACTTCGCCTGGCGGCCGTGGCGCTTCTGGTCGTCGCGCTCGCCGGTCCGCGAATCGGCGGGGCGCGGAGTCCCGGCGAGGCCGGGGCGTGGGCCGTCTGCCTGGACACTTCACCGAGCATGGCGACGCTCGAGAAGGGCGTCAGCCGATACACGGCGGCCCGGGAGGCGGCGCTCGGGCTGCTCGGGCGCCTTGGGGGAGACGAACAAGTCCTGCTGGTGCGGTGCGGGGAGAAGGCGTTGCGGGGGACGCCCGAGCGGCTCCGAGCGGCGCTGGCGGAAGACGCGCCTTCAGCCTGGTCCGACGAAGCGATGGGTTCGCTGATTTCGCGGGCGGTGGCCGACTTGCCGCAAGGAAAGGCCCGCCTCGTGGTTCTGACGGACGCGACGCCGTGGGCCTTGCGCGACCTCGGCGCCGGCGAGTTCCGGGATGCGCCGGCCGACGTTCTTCTCGTGCCGGTGGGGAGCGACGCGGCGAACGCGCGGCTCGGCTTGCCGCGGATTGCCGTGGTGGAGACGCCGGAGGGCCTGCGCCTTTCGCTGGAGGTGGACGTTGCGCTGGCGGAGTCGGCGCGCGGTGCGACGGTTCGCCTGGCGCTCGACGGTGGGACGGAGACATTTTCGGCCCAGGCGGCTGCGGGTCACGGGCGGGTCCGGTTCCTCGTGCCGGTCTCCGGCCCGGGGCCCTGGCAGGGCCGCGTGTGGTTGGACGGGACCGACGCCCTTGCGATGGACAACGAGCGGTTTTTCACGGCCGTCGCGCCGGTTGCGTCGCGCGTGCTTGTGGTGAATGGGGCGGAGGGGGCGGAGAAGGTTCCGGCGGCGGTTCATATTGCGGCGGCGTTCGCGGGGCAGGATCCCCTCGTGCCCAAGGAAGCGAGGAAAGTTGACGCCGGCCGCGTTGAGGCGAAAGACCTTGCGGCGTCGGACGTGGTTTTCTGGGTGGGCGTCTGCGGTCCGAGTGCCTCGGGATGGCTGCGGGAGTACGTTGAGAAAGGCGGGTCGCTCGTCTGGATTCCGGCGGGTGCGAAGGCGCCGGGCGCCGAGTTGGCCGGCCTCGCGGGGGCCGAGATCGGCGATGCGGAGGCGGCGGGCGACGGCGTCACACTGGATCCCGGCGGGTACGCGTCGGATCTTCTGGGGGCGTTCGAGGGCGGGACGGCGGCGGACATTGCGAAACCTGTTTTCCGGTCCCGGCTAGTCCTTGCGGCGCGAGAGGGCATCCCGGCGGTGCGGTTCGCGGACGGTCGGCCGGCCATCGTGTCGCGAGTCCTCGGCCGCGGGCGGGTGGTGGCCTTCGGGGTGGGTCCGGGCGAGGAATGGGGCGACTTAGGCGCGCGGCCGGAATTCGTCGTGCTGATGCATTCGCTGGTGGAGGCGTTGGCGCCGTCGGGGAGCCCGAGGCAGGCGAACCGCGTGATGGGGCGGTCGGTCGGGGGTCCCGGCGCGCCGGGATCGCGGCCTGGGAACTTTTCGGCGTCGCCGTCGCCGGGCGGTGGGTGGAAAGGGCCTTTTTCGGTGAACGTGGCGGCGGAGGAAACGGCGGACCTGGGGCCGGATGCGGACCGGCTGGCGTCGGCGTTTTCGGCGGAGGGGGCGAGGGTTTGCGACGCGTCGCAAGTCTTTATTTCGGACGGGTTTGCGTCAGGGTCTGCGTCGGACGCGGCGGCGTGGTTTATCCTGCCTCTCGCGGTGGTGGTCCTGGTGGAAACGCTGGTGGTCTCGGGCGGTCCGATTCGGTCCCAAGGCCGGTAG
- a CDS encoding beta-hydroxyacyl-ACP dehydratase, which yields MPPPLLVDLAKIDLGRVLIPIEEIRRYNPHRYEMEQLNGVVHLDREAGLIVAFKDVRDDEFWVRGHIPGRPLMPGILMVEAAAQMCSLYYKVATGDPRFLGFGGVDAVKFRGQVVPGDRLILLGRAVEIRNRRARFDTQGVVNGNLVFEAHITGMPV from the coding sequence ATGCCGCCGCCGTTGCTGGTTGACCTGGCGAAAATCGATCTGGGGCGGGTCCTCATACCGATCGAGGAGATTCGCCGCTACAATCCGCACCGGTACGAGATGGAGCAGTTGAACGGCGTCGTTCACCTGGACCGGGAGGCGGGCCTGATTGTGGCGTTCAAGGACGTGCGCGACGACGAGTTCTGGGTGCGCGGGCACATTCCGGGCCGGCCGCTGATGCCGGGCATCCTGATGGTGGAGGCGGCGGCGCAGATGTGCAGCCTGTATTACAAGGTGGCGACGGGCGATCCGCGTTTTCTGGGATTCGGGGGGGTGGATGCGGTCAAGTTCCGCGGCCAGGTGGTGCCGGGCGACCGGTTGATTCTGCTGGGGCGGGCGGTGGAGATCCGCAACCGCCGGGCGCGGTTTGACACGCAGGGCGTGGTGAACGGGAACCTGGTTTTCGAAGCCCACATTACGGGCATGCCGGTCTAA
- a CDS encoding 50S ribosomal protein L34, whose product MGIPGRKLSKRKHRKRHGFRTRMKTHGGRAILKRRRRSKRRLPSAKH is encoded by the coding sequence ATGGGCATTCCTGGACGCAAACTCTCGAAGCGCAAGCATCGGAAGCGACACGGTTTTCGCACGCGGATGAAGACGCACGGCGGTCGGGCGATCCTGAAGCGTCGGAGACGGAGCAAGCGCCGGTTGCCGAGCGCCAAGCACTGA
- a CDS encoding DUF58 domain-containing protein, which yields MRELQPGVARRVKRLDLKAKFIVEGFLAGLHDSPYRGCSLEFSEHRKYVAGDDPRWLDWTAWAKTDRLFVKTFQAETNLSAYLLVDTSRSMGYTGPGGEMSKLEYATALAAAIGYLLVCQHDAVGLGVLGAGLAKLLPPHGSRRQLVRVLSELAQTTAEGGTALADGLHAVARRAKRRSLMMLLSDLVDEPGPVLEALRHLAFRGHDVIVFQILDRTERDLDLTGPVILEDPETGARVATDADHIRSAYRERIASFVGEYERGVHELGADFVAMTTSTPFDQALLRFLHERKRRF from the coding sequence ATGCGCGAGCTTCAGCCGGGCGTGGCGCGGCGCGTCAAGAGGCTGGACCTGAAGGCGAAGTTCATCGTCGAGGGGTTCCTCGCGGGGCTCCACGACTCGCCGTATCGGGGCTGCAGCCTCGAGTTTTCGGAGCATCGCAAGTACGTTGCGGGGGACGATCCGCGCTGGCTGGATTGGACCGCCTGGGCCAAGACCGACCGCCTCTTCGTCAAGACCTTCCAGGCCGAGACGAACCTGTCGGCCTACCTCCTGGTGGACACGAGCCGGAGCATGGGCTACACGGGCCCGGGCGGAGAGATGTCGAAACTGGAATACGCGACGGCGTTGGCGGCCGCGATCGGGTATCTGCTGGTGTGCCAGCACGACGCGGTGGGTCTGGGGGTTCTGGGTGCGGGCCTGGCGAAGTTGCTTCCGCCGCACGGTTCGCGCCGGCAGTTGGTGCGGGTGCTTTCGGAACTGGCGCAGACGACGGCCGAGGGCGGGACCGCGCTGGCCGACGGCCTGCACGCCGTCGCGCGGCGCGCCAAACGCCGGAGCCTCATGATGCTCCTGTCGGACCTGGTGGACGAGCCCGGGCCGGTGTTGGAGGCGCTTCGGCACCTGGCGTTCCGGGGGCATGACGTGATCGTTTTTCAGATTCTCGACCGGACGGAGCGCGACCTGGACCTTACGGGTCCGGTGATTCTGGAGGACCCCGAGACGGGGGCGCGGGTGGCGACGGACGCGGATCACATCCGGTCGGCGTACAGGGAGCGGATCGCGTCGTTCGTCGGCGAGTACGAGCGTGGCGTCCACGAACTCGGCGCCGATTTCGTCGCCATGACCACCAGCACGCCGTTCGACCAGGCCCTCCTGCGGTTCCTCCACGAGCGCAAGCGGCGGTTCTAG
- a CDS encoding histone H1: MEAFDRLKQAVATVEEDLAKVASGNKAAGTRVRKAMQDIKKIAQEVRVKILEMRV, from the coding sequence ATGGAGGCGTTTGACAGGCTGAAACAAGCGGTAGCGACCGTGGAAGAGGACCTCGCAAAGGTCGCGAGCGGGAACAAGGCGGCCGGAACCCGCGTCCGCAAGGCGATGCAGGACATCAAGAAGATCGCGCAGGAAGTCCGCGTCAAGATTCTGGAGATGCGGGTCTAG
- the ilvE gene encoding branched-chain-amino-acid transaminase: MGQKVWLNGELVPRDEAKISVFDHGLLYGDGVFEGIRSYGGKVFRLKEHVRRLFDSAKGIRLAIPMTPEELAGAITETLEANGLKDAYIRVVVTRGVGTLGLDPNRCQSPTVFIITDRIELYPPELYENGLEIITAATMRNHPNAVNPRLKSLNYLNNILAKIEAIDAGTLEAVMLNHQGFVAECTGDNLFIVRDGVLFTPPISAGILEGITRDEIIAIAEDFGIKVREENLTRHDLYVADECFLTGTAAEVVPVVRIDKRTIGDGHPGPVTKRLLEEFHRRTRA; this comes from the coding sequence ATGGGTCAGAAGGTCTGGCTGAACGGCGAACTGGTGCCGCGGGACGAGGCGAAGATCTCGGTCTTCGACCACGGCCTGCTGTATGGGGACGGCGTGTTCGAGGGCATCCGGTCCTACGGCGGGAAGGTGTTCCGCCTGAAGGAACACGTGCGCCGGCTGTTCGATTCGGCCAAGGGCATTCGCCTGGCGATCCCGATGACGCCGGAGGAATTGGCCGGCGCCATCACGGAAACTCTCGAGGCGAACGGGCTGAAGGACGCGTACATCCGCGTGGTGGTGACGCGCGGCGTGGGGACGCTCGGGCTGGACCCGAACCGGTGCCAGTCGCCGACCGTCTTCATCATCACCGACAGGATCGAACTCTACCCGCCGGAACTGTACGAGAACGGCCTGGAGATCATCACGGCGGCGACAATGCGCAACCATCCGAACGCCGTGAACCCCAGACTGAAGAGCCTGAACTACCTGAACAACATCCTGGCGAAGATCGAGGCGATCGACGCCGGCACGCTCGAGGCCGTCATGCTCAACCACCAGGGCTTCGTGGCGGAATGCACGGGGGACAATCTCTTTATCGTGCGCGACGGCGTTCTTTTCACGCCGCCGATCTCGGCCGGAATTCTCGAGGGTATCACGCGCGACGAGATCATCGCCATCGCCGAGGACTTCGGCATCAAGGTCCGCGAGGAGAACCTGACGCGCCACGACCTGTACGTCGCCGACGAGTGTTTCCTGACGGGCACCGCCGCCGAGGTCGTCCCCGTCGTGCGGATCGACAAGCGCACGATCGGCGATGGGCATCCGGGCCCGGTCACCAAGCGGTTGCTCGAAGAATTCCATCGCCGGACGCGCGCTTAG
- a CDS encoding DUF4159 domain-containing protein — protein sequence MRRVLLVGLAVAVCVGVVSRHAGAKVTSDQVNSAIQKAREYLINQQKPNGAWGEHAGESALVFMTLAYMGEHPNREVISKAMDYLLKCDVENDFGDRQGYGVPIRVMGLSYIHNKLLGEKRELVRKQMLADLLRIRVGQAANGGWRYKLDATDWDFSVSQWPILAMREANLMGIEFPTDSLLKARDLYYSKQNPDGGWNYQDGNSYGSMTAAGLASVYIIADVLEPASGCPCKGGRSSSDTSESDRRIDKALDWLSKNFDAKTSPQGGQHLYWLYCVERVGIAVGYKYFGTHDWFQEGAEVLVGRQGGNGSWGNLPDTCFSTLFLFKGRAPVLFQKLEFQGDEAKWNMHRRDLANLTHYIERIKEQMFQWQIVSLRAPVEELHDAPILYLTAESVPKWGDEEKKKLRAFTDTGGTVLVEASCGNAAVRRWFPQFAKEVWPEWTLSTLSAEHAVWQSVYPMTQKPAAMGVEDGVRTSVFFVPDDFSCSWQMKAYALRKYLFDWGINLYTYATDGAPLRWKLAGREVKPSDRYAGPIQAGGRKTLKIARVKHGGDWSAGANYGGFKRLVEHLKSKAGVAIEVTEPTAPPFTEGGVAPADLAKYDVAYLAGTKALGLSAEERGALKSFVAAGGALWLEAVTGSVDFNQSVKQFAQDMGWELKMLPATHGLMTGRMDAATGYNLTTGVEFRRALRVSRLGRPNAEFVGLFEGNRLVGVYSPLDVLFSMNPYEAWSCKGYQPADAQAVATNVALSLTARGVAAPPPAESPAPPSKTPAPEAPAPALEAAPAG from the coding sequence ATGCGCAGGGTTCTCCTAGTGGGTCTTGCCGTCGCCGTCTGCGTGGGCGTGGTTTCGCGGCACGCTGGCGCCAAAGTGACCAGCGATCAGGTGAACAGCGCGATCCAGAAGGCCCGCGAGTACCTCATCAACCAGCAGAAGCCCAACGGCGCCTGGGGCGAGCACGCCGGCGAGTCGGCCCTGGTCTTCATGACCCTCGCCTACATGGGCGAGCACCCCAACCGCGAGGTCATAAGCAAGGCGATGGACTATCTTCTGAAGTGCGATGTCGAAAATGACTTCGGCGACCGGCAGGGGTACGGCGTCCCGATCCGCGTCATGGGCCTTTCGTACATTCACAACAAGTTGCTGGGCGAGAAACGGGAACTCGTGCGCAAGCAGATGCTGGCGGACCTCCTGCGGATTCGCGTGGGCCAGGCCGCCAACGGCGGTTGGCGCTACAAACTCGACGCCACCGACTGGGATTTCTCGGTCAGCCAGTGGCCGATCCTCGCGATGCGCGAGGCGAACCTCATGGGCATCGAGTTCCCGACGGATAGCCTCCTCAAGGCCCGCGACCTGTACTACTCGAAGCAGAACCCCGACGGCGGATGGAATTACCAGGACGGCAATTCGTACGGGTCGATGACGGCGGCGGGCCTGGCGTCGGTGTACATCATCGCCGACGTCCTGGAGCCCGCCAGCGGGTGCCCGTGCAAGGGCGGACGGAGTTCCTCCGACACCTCCGAAAGCGACCGCCGGATTGACAAGGCTCTGGATTGGCTCAGCAAGAACTTCGACGCCAAGACGAGCCCCCAAGGGGGGCAGCACCTCTATTGGCTCTACTGCGTCGAGCGGGTCGGCATCGCCGTCGGGTACAAGTACTTCGGAACGCACGACTGGTTCCAGGAAGGGGCCGAGGTCCTGGTCGGCAGGCAGGGGGGCAACGGCAGTTGGGGCAACCTTCCCGATACCTGTTTCTCCACCCTCTTCCTCTTCAAGGGCCGGGCGCCGGTGCTCTTTCAGAAACTCGAGTTCCAGGGCGACGAGGCGAAGTGGAACATGCACCGGCGCGACCTGGCGAACCTGACGCACTACATCGAGCGGATCAAGGAGCAGATGTTCCAATGGCAGATCGTGAGCCTCCGGGCGCCGGTCGAGGAACTCCACGACGCCCCAATCCTCTACCTCACGGCCGAGAGCGTTCCCAAGTGGGGCGACGAGGAAAAAAAGAAACTCCGCGCGTTCACCGACACCGGCGGCACGGTCCTCGTGGAGGCCTCCTGCGGCAATGCGGCGGTGCGGCGATGGTTCCCCCAATTTGCCAAGGAGGTCTGGCCCGAGTGGACTCTCTCGACCCTGAGTGCCGAACACGCCGTGTGGCAAAGTGTGTATCCGATGACTCAAAAGCCGGCCGCGATGGGGGTGGAGGACGGCGTGCGGACGTCCGTCTTCTTCGTGCCCGACGACTTCTCCTGCTCCTGGCAGATGAAGGCGTACGCCCTGAGGAAGTACCTCTTTGACTGGGGGATCAACCTGTACACCTATGCGACGGACGGGGCGCCCTTGAGGTGGAAACTCGCGGGGCGAGAGGTGAAGCCCTCCGACCGCTACGCCGGCCCCATCCAGGCGGGCGGGCGAAAGACCCTGAAGATCGCCCGCGTGAAGCACGGAGGCGACTGGAGCGCGGGGGCGAACTACGGCGGCTTCAAGCGCCTGGTGGAGCATCTCAAGAGCAAGGCCGGCGTGGCGATCGAGGTGACGGAACCGACGGCGCCGCCGTTCACGGAAGGCGGCGTCGCGCCGGCCGACCTGGCGAAGTACGACGTGGCCTACCTGGCGGGAACGAAGGCGCTTGGGCTCTCGGCCGAGGAGCGCGGGGCCCTCAAGTCGTTCGTGGCGGCCGGCGGCGCGCTCTGGCTGGAGGCGGTGACCGGTTCCGTGGACTTCAACCAGTCGGTGAAGCAGTTCGCGCAGGACATGGGGTGGGAGTTGAAGATGCTGCCGGCGACGCACGGCCTGATGACGGGCCGGATGGATGCCGCGACGGGATACAACCTGACGACGGGGGTTGAATTCCGCCGGGCGCTTCGGGTGTCTCGCCTCGGCCGGCCGAACGCCGAGTTCGTCGGCCTCTTTGAGGGTAACCGCCTGGTGGGCGTCTACTCGCCGCTGGATGTTCTGTTCAGCATGAATCCGTACGAGGCGTGGTCCTGCAAGGGCTACCAGCCGGCCGACGCCCAGGCCGTCGCCACGAACGTCGCGCTCTCTCTGACGGCGCGCGGCGTCGCGGCGCCCCCGCCGGCCGAATCGCCGGCGCCTCCGAGCAAGACTCCGGCGCCCGAGGCTCCCGCGCCGGCGCTCGAAGCGGCCCCGGCCGGATGA